GAACTAATACATAATGCACATTTTTCCCTCCGGAAGTACTGTATCCAATccaacatgttttcttttatgggaaagaaacaatgttgaaatatttcttaaaCGCCTTCCTTTCTCGCTCAGGACCCGCTACATCAATACGGAGCTCGGTATACGCGAGCGCCTCCTGGTGAGCGTGCTGACATCACGTAGCTCCCTCAACACGCTGGCGGTGGCGGTCAACCGCACCGTGGCGCACTACTTTCACCGCACCTTCTTCTTCACGGGCCTACGCAGCACCAAGCTGCCCCACGGCATGACGGTGGTGGCGCATGGCGACGACCGACCCGTCTGGCTTATGTATGAGACGGTTCGCTATTTGCATCAGCACCACGGTGCCGACTACGACTGGTTCTATCTAGTCCAGGATGACACGTACACCCAGGCAGAGAGGCTCACTCGACTGGTGGATCACCTGAGTGCCGGGCAGGACCTCTACATGGGCCGGGCAGAGGAGTTCATCGGTGGTGATGAGCGGGCGCGGTACTGCCACAGCGGTTACGGCTACCTGCTCTCTCGGAGCCTGCTGGCCCGCCTACAGCCCCACCTGGACTCCTGCCGCAACGACATCCTCAGCGTGAGGCCCGACGAGTGGCTCGGCCGCTGCATCATAGATTACCTGGGTATAAGCTGTGTGGAGGTGCACCAGGTAACACCTCACCACATTCACATCTGCATTATTACCCTTGCGGGCACCATGTTTATGCAGTCTGGCTTGAGGCCTTTCCTCATTCGTGCACTGAATTTATCAAATGTTTATGAAACATTACAAGCATCACAGCTACTAGAAGCTTTGAGAAGAAAATGATTTCCATCAGGAGAGTCACTGTAGCCTTTCAGCTAAACAGCGAATGACTGTATTTAACGTTGCTATTTAGGGTTTACAAATAGCTTATTTTTCACAACTCGGTTAGTGAAATGGTGTCCCCCCACTCCTCTATTTTCTGTGTTAtagtgtttaaattttaattaaatttattctggAGCTCTTTTATTAGTATACTGAATGCAGCATAATTTTGAGTAATTTAACCACACCTCTGTTTCAGGGAAGCGTGTTATGGGATCTCCTACACATTACAGTCCCTGAAGTGTGCTGAAGGTGACGAAAATAACATGTACTTTGGCTCAGCCATACAGGACTGTTGTCCTTGGCCAGATACAAGtcaattacaaaatattttccatgtaCAAACTGCAAATAAATCTCTCATTCATCAGGACTGTTGCAAGAATATCTAAATTTCAAATTTCTGAGCACTACCACAAAGTTCCTTTTTACAACCCTTTCGTgggtcttttgttttttttaccctgtGAAAAATGCGATTGTTGGATTTTTCAGTtacaaataatatgaaatacagATAGGAATTCAAATACATAAACAGTATTTCTTGGACCTACATATTAAGCTGTCCTCTGATCCTTCATGTCCAGTTAAATATACCCCCATTTGGCAAATAAcgggggggggtggtgtgtgtgtgtgtgtgtgtgtgtgtgtgtgtgtgtgtgtgtgtgtgtgtgtgtgtgtgtatatatatacacagatcCCTTTTCCATGTGACAGATGTATAAATTCAGCGCAGTGGTGTTTTTGCCTGTTATGTgataatttttctttcatatatTACAATCCCTGGTTATTGGTTTAGAGTGGtcattaacacagtaaaaacaataaacatgGAATGAATACTCAGTAAAATTTACAcaccagggttttttttttttttttttttcttttaaaaaaaaaaaaaacaagaaccattcagggaaagtaccttgttcaagggtattgccataggaggtgggatttgaacctgcagggAGCAGATGTAACCACTGCGCTGCTTACTGCCCTTCTTGGTGGGAATAAAGTACCCAGCTGCACTTTGAGCattttagcatttacatttaagcCATAACTGCATTTGTACCAGTTGTGTAGACAAGAGCCAAACAGCCTTTAGAAATTAGATTACTGGTTGACGCCTCCCTTACGTGTGCTTCCATAGGAAATTCCCTACAACTACTTTGAGCTGGGCAAGAATGCCGATCCTGAGCGCGAGGAGAGCCCACGGTTCAAGAACGCCTTCACGGTGCACCCTGTGCCAGAACCGGACCTCATGTATCGCCTGCACAAGCAGTTCTGTCAGTTTGAACTGGAGCAGACCTACAGGCAaattcagcagctgcaggtctGTACTCTGGTCTTCACCATCAGTTTGGAACAAGATTTACACCACTcttattgttttgttgctgAGTAGAGCTTTAtgacatttatccatttatctgacgcttttctccaaagtgatttacagtgttaatttacttagaattatttacccatttatagagctgggtaattttactagagcaacttagggtaagtaccttgctcaagggtactacagctggaggtgggattcaaacctgcaactgtttttgggtccaaaggcagcagctctaaccactacactagtaGCTGCccctgtttttttaaataattttttaaaaactttttaaaaatactttataattcttttttaaatgcaaagccacattttccacatttatacaactgcatattttcactagagtaatttaggtaAAGTACTTTCCTCTAGAGTACTACAAGACATGAATCATCTAGCAgcttataaatacacacaccagctgagctagagaacacattaaaaacaaatttagagTCCAGTTCCCAgtgttgttatatttattttgaaaataaaattagagCAACATGGATGTACTTTAGAGGTGAGACAAATGTATGCTTGAATTTAGCGATTATACTTCCTTTACTGATTGCAGTGTGAAAGGTACCGGGGTTATAATCTAATCTTTACCATCTGCCCTGATACACCATTTATATACACTGGCTACTTGTGTTTTGGGTATTTGAGCTCAGACATGTGAAGGTATATTTTCcagttagtttatttttaattacattttctttacttgcctatttttaaatgttttcattctttgtGGAGCAAATGTGAACCTTGTTTACGTGGGCAGCTGGCAGTAAACACATTCAAACAGGATACAAGTGTGAGCCCactttaattcaactcacttctaCTGTGTTTACGGCCCGTATTTGATTAGTAGACATTtatagtatatattttaaaggttTGTACACAAGGTTTATCATAGAAACACCCTATTTTTGGAAAAGTTTAGCTGAAaaacctgctgttgtacatACGTTCTATGTGTTTACACTCATATAAAGTGATGTTAAAATGaacttgtcattttaaatatagtGCTAATAGCCTTATAGACTGCTCAAGCTGCAGTTGAACCAGAGAATCCAGTAGAATCCAAATTTGATTTATGGGTTTATATTGCAGAGGCTCTTATCTATACTCATTGCTCTCCAGAACCAGGTTTTGGAAACCCTGAACCTCCATTCCACCCCTTCTTTTTTCTAAAAGTCTCCTTTCTTTGGTCAGGTCCAGATCAGTGACTTAAGTGAGCTGACGCCGGAAGGGAAAGCAGGTGCCACGTGGCCCATTGGCATCAGCCCTCCCTTCCGGCCAAAGACGCGCTTTGAGGTCATCAACTGGGACTACTTCACAGAAGAGCACATGTACTCGTGTTCTAATGGTGCCCCCAAGTGTGAGCTGAAGGGTGTGGACCGTGCGGACGTTACTGCTGTGCTTGAGACGGCGGTGGAGCGTCTCAATGAGCGTTACCAGCCCCAGCTCAGGTTCCGCAAACAACGCCTTCTCAGTGGTTACCGGCGCTTTGACCCCATGCGTGGCATGGAGTACACACTAGACCTGGCCTTGGAGGCCTTTACTCAGAAGGGCCACAGCCAGGTCATTGCCAAGCGGGTAGAATTGCTCCGCCCCCTCAGTGCCATAGAGATCATTCCCATGCCTTATGTGACAGAGGCCACCCAAGTGCAGGTCATTCTACCTGTCACCACCTCTGACCAGGACTTTGTCGGGAACTTCCTGGACACATATGTGATGAATGCCCTGGATACCCACGACAATGTTCTCCTCACTTTCCTCTTCATCTACAACCAGTTTGATGCTCAGAGGGTCAGCCAAGCTGATATCTTTGCTGGGGTGAAGTCCATGATAGGTGAGGTGGAGAAGCGCTACGACAATGTGAAGATCCCATGGATCAGTGTGAAGACGGAGGTGCCCTCTCAAGTGAAGCTCATGGACATCATCTCCAAGAAACATCCAGTGGACACACTCTTTTTCATGGCCAGTGTCTGGACCGAGGTCAACGGTGACTTCCTCAACCGCTGCCGTATGAACACTATTAGCAGCTGGCAAGTTTTCTTTCCCATCCACTTCCAGGAGTACAACCCATCTATTATGTATCGTgaccagcaaccttcagctGTAGACTCCTCCTTCACCTCCAATTCACTGCGTGACGGCCATTTTGATCGGCACATTTTTGATGAAGCCTGCTTCTACAATGCAGACTATATGGCTGCTCGCACCAAGATGGTTGCTGATATCCTGGACAATGATGAGCTTCTGGAAAGCATGGACATCTATGACACCTTTGTCCGCTATTCTGGTCTCCACGTGTTCCGGGCTGTAGAACCAGCTTTGGTCCAGAAGTATGTGCGACGGACCTGTAACCCCCGCTTCAGTGAGGACATCTACCAGCGCTGCGTACTTAGCAACCTGGAAGGACTAGCATCCCGCTCCCACCTGGCCATGGCTCTCTTTGAGCAGGAGCAAGCTAATAGCACCTAGCCTGCACATGTACTAGATATGAGGTCCTTCTGGATTGCTTGACTGAAGAGATCTTGGACAAACCAGGCAACAAAACCCATCCTGGGAAGGTCTGTAGTCAACAAAAAATTCTGGATCTCAAGATGTACAGAGCTCGTAGGAAAATCAGCAACATTTAAACTAAAGAAGGCCTTCAGTGATCAATTCTGTGTTCCAGCAAAGTGGGAAGTGGAAAGACACTTGGTCACATGAGGGTTAGGAAATTCTAATGAACTGactgaagaaaagaaagaaaatggttTTAACCTATGTTTTCTTATACTAagagtttacaaaaaaaattccccagatGAAAAGACAATAATAAAGAACTCAGTTTTCAGACTGTTTGTTTACAGTTGACATTCGGATCTCCGTATCTGTGTACTAACTCATGTTGTAGGACATCACTCTGCAGCTGCCACTTGTACAGCGTTCAAACACTGATGTTCCCATTTAGGCTAAAACTGCATCTTTCTCTTAGCATAAGAGTGTGACACCCATTAAAGGACACACCTGTGTTTACTTTGCCAGCTATGAAAGACTTTGCTGCTCTTCTACCTTGTTGTAAAGCATAATAATTTACATGGCATTTATTTAACTTGAcactttccccaaagcagctaacactgttgagctacttacaatgatttacatatttatatcgCTGCATaatttactggtgcaattttagCGTACATGTGGTACACTGCtaaagggtacagcagcaggtgggttTCATACTTTggcccttcaagtgcaaggcagtagCTTATGAATCTACAGCATAACGGAACCTATAAATGTAGTACAATGTTTTCTTAGTTATAATATTTAACCTTGATAATTCATGTTTTGGAATTGGGGACGGGGTTGGAAGGTGAATCAGAATTTCAccaaaaatgtgcagtttttcacGGACCACAAGCATACGCGGTTGTTGTGGGGTCACACAGGTATCCCTAGATGGGAAAAACTGTTTCTTCCTCTCATTGCAGTCATATTTTCAGAGGCTCTCTTCAAATTTCCATCTATGGGTGCTGACGTAAGGGGTGATGGAAACAGACTCCTCAGTGTTCTGAACCCCGTGGGTGTAAACTCTACTGCCTTAGACAAGCAACTCCCCACAATCCAttagtgggtgtgtgtgttttcgtgaGGAGCGTCCTTATATAAGCACTCTGAATGATGTATTGTCTTTGGTGCGCCATCACTGTATATGGTTGCATGGAAATAATGTGTTTATGGGGGTAGGATTTTGTTTGGCTGATCAGTTTTTCTCCCTATAGTATTTACTGCTGCATGGATCAGTTTTCTTTggaatgatgaaatgaatgatCCCTTTTCTGATTTCTGAAAACTCAGCTCATAGCAGGCCAATCACCCGCTCCTTTTCCCTTACAATATGACATCAGATTagcatttacagaaaaattgATGTAAGCCTTGAGGGATGTGTTCAGTTTCATCGCCTCCTAGAGCTCTTCCATATTATTTCAGATAGCTCCTTTTATATCTTGATATTTGCATTATAGAAGGATTTTCAAGGAACAATTCAGGTCCAATTCTGGGTAATTGTTACACtctcaaataaaatatatggaACAATAGGCTGTCCAACTGTTACTGAGTTTTACGTCGTCTTCTTTATGACCAGCAAGAGGTTTTCAGTACTCAACAGCCTTAGAATTTAGAAaactaaatttcattttaaagtccTACCTACTTACCTTTCAACTGAACAGTTTGCATTTTGTTCTACAGCCTGTTTCCTGTTTATCAACAGAAGTTTGTGACTAGAAGGAAAAAATTCTGCAGGTTTTTCACCTTTCTGGACCACTAAATGTGAGTGCCCAATAATGTAGTTAATTAACAACAGCCTTGGACAGCAGTCCTATAGCAACACTGAGGCCCTGTTCAAGAAAGACTAGTCTCCTTTACCTTCTCTGGATGCTGAGGTCTTCTGGAGTATGCATGTCACTGATGTAGATGTTCAACCAGTGGGCTGAAGTGGATCAGTCTTCTATGCAGTTGTATGCTGGGTAACGGCATTGCTGCGGGCAATGCCAAAAGACTGAATAACCTAATGAGGAAGTGGGGCTTGCTCCTCAAGAGTTGGGCTGGACTCTCTGGTGGAAACAGTACAGAGGAGGAGTTTGAACAAACTCCTAGCCATCATGGACACTGATTGTATGTGTCACCCTGGTGGAGCATAAGAACAGCTTCAGCTCTGCTCTTCCAAGGAGCCTGActatggatggatgaataaagaCTACTTTCTTTACCCACAGCCACCTCTGGCAACCCAGATAGGATCACTTGTGATGGAAAATCCAGGACCTTGAACAGGTGGGATATTCCATTGGTAATAGGCCTTTTAGACAAGGAAAATAACCTCGTGAGTCAGACAGCCATGAGTCACACAGGTGACTTTTGGGTTTATTCTGGGCTCAACAACAGGACACATTACCACGCAGTTAGTCTCTCAGGCTCAACTGAAAGTTCTTAAATAGCAATATTCCAGGAACCAGCagatttcaaacaaaatactCACCAGTCAACACTGGTGTTGGAGCAGTGACCTGTAAAACACTGATACTCTCCAAAATTCATAACATCCAGGTGAGACGTACTTCTATCCAAGAAGCTACTGTATTGTTCCCCTTGCAAATCCAAAACTGGTAACAGTAGTGTTCCAGAGATGAACAAGAGAG
Above is a genomic segment from Scleropages formosus chromosome 5, fSclFor1.1, whole genome shotgun sequence containing:
- the LOC108942333 gene encoding chondroitin sulfate glucuronyltransferase-like → MDTSLGAGESCPRWDTDSADRRVSCASCPFQTRSDGKRCPRGDPKEPCTDELGNMGLFPAGQGGDLQSDHAGLAGNEDFQPRIIPYQKDPNKQHNKVLRTRYINTELGIRERLLVSVLTSRSSLNTLAVAVNRTVAHYFHRTFFFTGLRSTKLPHGMTVVAHGDDRPVWLMYETVRYLHQHHGADYDWFYLVQDDTYTQAERLTRLVDHLSAGQDLYMGRAEEFIGGDERARYCHSGYGYLLSRSLLARLQPHLDSCRNDILSVRPDEWLGRCIIDYLGISCVEVHQEIPYNYFELGKNADPEREESPRFKNAFTVHPVPEPDLMYRLHKQFCQFELEQTYRQIQQLQVQISDLSELTPEGKAGATWPIGISPPFRPKTRFEVINWDYFTEEHMYSCSNGAPKCELKGVDRADVTAVLETAVERLNERYQPQLRFRKQRLLSGYRRFDPMRGMEYTLDLALEAFTQKGHSQVIAKRVELLRPLSAIEIIPMPYVTEATQVQVILPVTTSDQDFVGNFLDTYVMNALDTHDNVLLTFLFIYNQFDAQRVSQADIFAGVKSMIGEVEKRYDNVKIPWISVKTEVPSQVKLMDIISKKHPVDTLFFMASVWTEVNGDFLNRCRMNTISSWQVFFPIHFQEYNPSIMYRDQQPSAVDSSFTSNSLRDGHFDRHIFDEACFYNADYMAARTKMVADILDNDELLESMDIYDTFVRYSGLHVFRAVEPALVQKYVRRTCNPRFSEDIYQRCVLSNLEGLASRSHLAMALFEQEQANST